Proteins from one Malaya genurostris strain Urasoe2022 chromosome 2, Malgen_1.1, whole genome shotgun sequence genomic window:
- the LOC131431736 gene encoding gastrula zinc finger protein XlCGF57.1-like has protein sequence MELIALHNGLTATVLDLDFCRLCLGRDGTELISVFNESINEAGKEPLNVKIFRFFEVQINENDILPTRICQLCLLQTESCSDFRDNCIRNEKKLQELIAVHDPDEVETKVELQPEVTNLKREEVVLEYDGEIEEEEEDAAETIVVDPTKDYESSNQSLQEFTDEDENTDVPPVEDTADESVKVANMNDSSEDLLEDSKLKKLVHMCKYCDVAFAMSNACYVHETQDHDLLAPYACQFCEFKTINRGILITHIRDVHGIDRPYICIQCNKGFHRRSDLKKHTFVHSGVRPFACHECGKSFSRNTNLTKHLRIHSGFRPHICNTCPRSFANKADLVRHQNIHMSLGKQFSCSKCNNTYARKDKLLSHERICYAKQLQQQQQQQIAQIMATAIPIGTTSMTQAEFDAENMVIALDPYQEIDHTQTEDDPGIPNAAPISAISTFSNITLPLNQPNTSPLQAKFFSCQKCPKKFLSKNTLHTHQLIHSDVRNYRCQTCDKKFIRKRELDRHLTAVHSNHKPFECKQCAKRFSRKDKLLRHERVHRDDKFFSCNACDAKFLRKEALTIHSKIHCTAAAAIRTDNPSSEVIIMIDQDQQDQLLMDHMLSYSAEDVAFSSVEPSALM, from the exons ATGGAACTGATCGCGCTGCATAATGGCCTAACTGCTACCGTTCTGGATCTGGACTTTTGTCGGCTTTGTCTTGGCCGTGATGGAACCGAACTGATCAGTGTGTTCAATGAAAGTATCAACGAAGCCGGCAAAGAACCGCTTAATGttaaaatttttcgattctTCGAAGTACAG ATTAATGAGAATGACATTCTTCCAACTCGTATTTGTCAGCTTTGTCTGCTTCAAACAGAAAGTTGTTCCGATTTTCGAGATAATTGTATACGAAACGAGAAGAAACTGCAAGAGTTGATTGCCGTGCATGATCCTGATGAAGTCGAAACAAAGGTAGAACTTCAGCCAGAAGTGACGAATTTGAAGCGGGAAGAAGTTGTACTGGAGTACGATGGAGAGATCGAGGAGGAGGAGGAAGACGCCGCAGAAACGATTGTTGTCGATCCGACAAAGGATTACGAAAGCTCGAACCAAAGTTTGCAAGAGTTCACCGACGAAGATGAAAATACAGACGTTCCGCCGGTAGAAGATACGGCTGACGAAAGTGTCAAGGTGGCCAACATGAACGATTCGTCGGAAGATCTGTTGGAGGACAGCAAACTTAAGAAACTGGTTCACATGTGCAAGTACTGTGATGTGGCATTTGCCATGTCTAACGCTTGTTACGTTCACGAAACGCAGGATCATGATTTACTGGCACCGTACGCTTGCCAATTTTGCGAGTTCAAAACAATTAACCGAGGTATACTTATAACACACATCCGAGACGTGCATGGAATCGATCGACCGTACATTTGCATCCAGTGCAACAAGGGATTCCATCGAAGATCTGATCTGAAAAAGCACACATTCGTGCACAGTGGCGTTCGTCCGTTTGCCTGTCACGAATGTGGGAAAAGCTTCTCGAGAAACACTAATCTGACGAAACACTTGAGAATTCATTCGGGGTTTAGGCCGCATATATGCAATACTTGTCCAAG GTCGTTTGCCAACAAGGCAGATCTGGTGCGGCATCAGAATATCCACATGTCCCTGGGGAAACAATTCTCGTGCAGCAAGTGCAATAACACGTACGCTCGTAAGGACAAGCTTCTCAGTCACGAGCGCATTTGCTATGCCAAGCAGctgcagcaacagcaacagcaacaaatCGCCCAGATCATGGCGACGGCTATTCCGATTGGAACCACCTCGATGACACAGGCCGAGTTCGACGCGGAAAACATGGTGATCGCTTTGGATCCTTACCAAGAAATCGACCACACCCAAACCGAAGACGATCCGGGCATTCCGAATGCCGCTCCGATTTCGGCAATCTCCACTTTCTCCAACATCACTCTCCCACTGAACCAGCCAAACACTTCGCCGTTGCAGGCGAAATTTTTCTCCTGTCAGAAGTGTCCGAAGAAGTTTCTTTCGAAAAATACCCTCCACACGCATCAGCTCATCCACTCGGATGTGCGGAATTATCGATGTCAGACGTGCGATAAAAAGTTCATTCGAAAACGGGAACTCGACCGCCATCTGACTGCCGTCCACAGCAATCACAAACCGTTCGAGTGCAAACAGTGCGCTAAGCGATTCTCACGTAAGGATAAATTGCTGCGCCACGAACGGGTCCACCGGGACGATAAGTTCTTCTCCTGCAACGCTTGTGATGCCAAGTTTCTGCGGAAAGAAGCTCTGACCATCCATTCGAAAATTCATTGCACCGCAGCGGCCGCCATCCGCACGGACAATCCCTCGTCGGAGGTGATTATCATGATCGATCAGGACCAGCAGGATCAACTGCTGATGGATCATATGTTGTCCTATTCAGCCGAGGATGTGGCGTTTAGTTCAGTGGAACCGTCCGCTCTGATGTAA